One Vitis vinifera cultivar Pinot Noir 40024 chromosome 8, ASM3070453v1 genomic window carries:
- the LOC100242721 gene encoding E3 ubiquitin-protein ligase RHF2A isoform X6 — MMLAAYALKHSVTVILLRCQRSSQCPMCWQSISLKDPTSQELLEAVERERNIRLTPPRSAIFHHPTLGDFELQHLPVGTNDPELEERIIQHLAAAAAMGRAHHIARREGQRSRSSAHGRSHFLVFSTHPNATASGPVPASLVQVGENEPAAITVASPSIPLPAGGDEPSQEIPQFPSVQTDHMSASASRSAVTPRRISFNNRSASQSSPPDQDRAGPSELQSFSESLKSRLNAVSMRYKESISKSTRGWKERLFSRNNSMADLGSEVRREVNAGIASVSRMMERLDTRENNGAGQASVSSHLADSVTEQSNQNERETRAENPLNDSNTPAACAASSGSN, encoded by the exons GTGCCAGAGAAGCTCTCAATGTCCAATGTGCTGGCAATCAATTAGCCTGAAGGATCCAACCAG TCAGGAATTGCTTGAGGCTGTAGAACGGGAGAGGAATATTAGGCTTACTCCACCAAGAAGTGCAATATTTCATCATCCCACCCTTGGGGATTTTGAATTACAGCAT TTACCAGTGGGCACAAATGATCCTGAACTCGAAGAGCGAATAATTCAGCACttggctgctgctgctgctatGGGAAGGGCTCACCACATTGCTCGAAGGGAAGGCCAGAGGAGTCGTTCATCTGCTCATGGGCGTTCACACTTCTTGGTATTCTCAACTCATCCTAATGCAACTGCTTCAGGTCCTGTTCCTGCCTCTCTGGTTCAGGTAGGAGAAAATGAACCAGCTGCAATAACTGTAGCTAGTCCATCTATCCCACTTCCAGCTGGTGGGGATGAGCCATCGCAGGAAATCCCACAATTTCCATCTGTTCAAACTGATCACATGTCTGCATCAGCATCCAGATCTGCTGTCACACCACGACGAATTTCCTTTAATAATCG CTCTGCAAGTCAATCTTCACCTCCAGATCAAGATAGAGCAGGACCTTCTGAGTTACAGTCCTTTTCAGAATCCCTGAAATCTCGACTTAATGCAGTATCAATGAG ATACAAAGAGTCGATTTCAAAGAGTACAAGAGGGTGGAAGGAGAGGCTGTTCTCTCGTAACAATTCCATGGCTGACCTTGGTTCTGAAGTTCGGAGAGAGGTGAATGCTGGAATTGCTAGTGTATCTCGCATGATGGAGCGTCTTGACACCAGGGAAAATAATGGGGCCGGCCAGGCTTCTGTATCAAGTCATCTGGCTGATTCTGTTACGGAGCAGAGTAACCAGAATGAGAGAGAGACTCGTGCTGAAAACCCTCTGAACGACAGCAATACACCAGCTGCTTGTGCTGCAAGCTCGGGTTCAAATTAA
- the LOC100242721 gene encoding E3 ubiquitin-protein ligase RHF2A isoform X5, whose amino-acid sequence MMLAAYALKHSVTVILLRCQRSSQCPMCWQSISLKDPTSQELLEAVERERNIRLTPPRSAIFHHPTLGDFELQHLPVGTNDPELEERIIQHLAAAAAMGRAHHIARREGQRSRSSAHGRSHFLVFSTHPNATASGPVPASLVQVGENEPAAITVASPSIPLPAGGDEPSQEIPQFPSVQTDHMSASASRSAVTPRRISFNNRSSASQSSPPDQDRAGPSELQSFSESLKSRLNAVSMRYKESISKSTRGWKERLFSRNNSMADLGSEVRREVNAGIASVSRMMERLDTRENNGAGQASVSSHLADSVTEQSNQNERETRAENPLNDSNTPAACAASSGSN is encoded by the exons GTGCCAGAGAAGCTCTCAATGTCCAATGTGCTGGCAATCAATTAGCCTGAAGGATCCAACCAG TCAGGAATTGCTTGAGGCTGTAGAACGGGAGAGGAATATTAGGCTTACTCCACCAAGAAGTGCAATATTTCATCATCCCACCCTTGGGGATTTTGAATTACAGCAT TTACCAGTGGGCACAAATGATCCTGAACTCGAAGAGCGAATAATTCAGCACttggctgctgctgctgctatGGGAAGGGCTCACCACATTGCTCGAAGGGAAGGCCAGAGGAGTCGTTCATCTGCTCATGGGCGTTCACACTTCTTGGTATTCTCAACTCATCCTAATGCAACTGCTTCAGGTCCTGTTCCTGCCTCTCTGGTTCAGGTAGGAGAAAATGAACCAGCTGCAATAACTGTAGCTAGTCCATCTATCCCACTTCCAGCTGGTGGGGATGAGCCATCGCAGGAAATCCCACAATTTCCATCTGTTCAAACTGATCACATGTCTGCATCAGCATCCAGATCTGCTGTCACACCACGACGAATTTCCTTTAATAATCG CAGCTCTGCAAGTCAATCTTCACCTCCAGATCAAGATAGAGCAGGACCTTCTGAGTTACAGTCCTTTTCAGAATCCCTGAAATCTCGACTTAATGCAGTATCAATGAG ATACAAAGAGTCGATTTCAAAGAGTACAAGAGGGTGGAAGGAGAGGCTGTTCTCTCGTAACAATTCCATGGCTGACCTTGGTTCTGAAGTTCGGAGAGAGGTGAATGCTGGAATTGCTAGTGTATCTCGCATGATGGAGCGTCTTGACACCAGGGAAAATAATGGGGCCGGCCAGGCTTCTGTATCAAGTCATCTGGCTGATTCTGTTACGGAGCAGAGTAACCAGAATGAGAGAGAGACTCGTGCTGAAAACCCTCTGAACGACAGCAATACACCAGCTGCTTGTGCTGCAAGCTCGGGTTCAAATTAA